In the genome of Labrus mixtus chromosome 21, fLabMix1.1, whole genome shotgun sequence, one region contains:
- the kcnj12a gene encoding ATP-sensitive inward rectifier potassium channel 12: MSVGRINSYSIVSSEEEGLRLTNMHGMNGFGNGKIHTRRKCRNRFVKKNGQCNVQFANMEEKSQRYMADIFTTCVDIRWRWMLVVFTLVFVVSWLVFGLAFWVIALLHGDLDNPAGDDNFTPCVLQVNGFVAAFLFSIETQSTIGYGYRCVTEECPVAVFMVVFQSIVGCIIDCFMIGAIMAKMARPKKRAQTLLFSHNAVIAMRDGKLCLMWRVGNLRKSHIVEAHVRAQLIKPRITDEGEYIPLDQIDINVGFDKGLDRIFLVSPITILHEIDEDSPLFGIGKQDLETADFEIVVILEGMVEATAMTTQARSSYLASEVLWGHRFEPVLFEEKNLYKVDYSHFHKTYEVPSTPRCSAKDMVENKFLVPSSNSFCYENELAFLNREDEEGDVGGGGRALSNLSPDRNSRHEFERLQATRSLDQRSYRRESEI, from the coding sequence ATGAGTGTGGGAAGGATCAATAGCTACAGCATCGTGTCATCTGAGGAAGAGGGCCTGCGCCTCACTAACATGCATGGCATGAATGGCTTTGGCAATGGAAAGATTCACACCCGCCGCAAGTGCCGCAACCGCTTTGTCAAAAAGAACGGCCAGTGCAATGTGCAGTTTGCCAACATGGAAGAGAAGTCACAACGTTACATGGCTGACATCTTCACTACATGTGTCGACATTCGCTGGAGATGGATGCTGGTAGTCTTCactcttgtgtttgttgtctccTGGCTCGTCTTCGGTTTAGCCTTTTGGGTAATTGCCTTGCTGCACGGCGATCTTGATAACCCAGCAGGAGATGATAACTTCACTCCATGTGTTCTTCAGGTCAATGGATTTGTGGCTGCCTTTCTATTCTCCATTGAAACACAATCTACCATTGGTTATGGCTACCGCTGTGTGACCGAGGAGTGCCCAGTGGCTGTCTTCATGGTGGTTTTTCAGTCCATAGTGGGCTGCATCATTGACTGCTTCATGATTGGAGCCATTATGGCCAAGATGGCGAGGCCTAAGAAGCGAGCACAAACATTGTTGTTTAGTCACAATGCAGTCATTGCCATGCGAGATGGAAAGCTGTGCCTCATGTGGAGAGTAGGGAACCTACGCAAGAGCCACATTGTAGAGGCCCACGTCCGAGCGCAGCTCATCAAACCTCGGATCACTGACGAAGGGGAATATATTCCTCTAGACCAGATAGATATTAATGTGGGCTTTGATAAAGGCTTGGACAGGATTTTCTTAGTTTCCCCCATCACTATTCTCCATGAGATAGACGAGGATAGTCCCCTGTTTGGGATCGGCAAACAGGACTTGGAGACAGCAGACTTTGAGATTGTCGTCATCTTGGAGGGGATGGTTGAAGCGACCGCCATGACTACGCAGGCTCGCAGCTCCTACTTGGCCTCTGAGGTCCTTTGGGGACACCGATTTGAGCCAGTCTTGTTTGAGGAAAAGAACTTGTACAAGGTGGATTACTCTCACTTTCACAAAACCTATGAGGTTCCGTCCACCCCCCGCTGCAGTGCCAAGGACATGGTGGAAAACAAGTTCCTAGTCCCGAGCTCTAACTCCTTCTGCTATGAAAATGAGCTTGCCTTCTTAAAccgtgaggacgaggagggggatGTAGGTGGTGGAGGAAGGGCACTGTCAAACCTAAGTCCAGATCGAAACAGCAGACATGAGTTTGAGCGCCTTCAGGCCACAAGGTCGTTGGATCAAAGATCCTATCGTAGAGAGTCGGAAATATGA